A portion of the Hypanus sabinus isolate sHypSab1 unplaced genomic scaffold, sHypSab1.hap1 scaffold_467, whole genome shotgun sequence genome contains these proteins:
- the LOC132389045 gene encoding zinc finger protein 850-like, whose product MAHQRVHTGERPFTCSDCGKGFTCSSKLKLHQRVHSGERPFTCSDCGKGFTMSSNLKVHQRVHTGERPFTCSDCGKGFTMSSNLKVHWRVHTGERPFTCSDCGRGFTCSSKLKVHQRVHTGERLFTCPDCGKGFTCSSELKVHQRVHTGERPFICSDCGKGFTQSSHLKVHQRIHTGERPFICSDCGKGFTCSSDLKVHQRVHTGERPFICSVCGKGFSWSSQLKSHQRVHTGERPFTCSDCGKGFTASFHLKIHQRVHTGERPFICSDCGKGFTQSSHLKVHQRVHTGERPFTCLDCGKGFTCSSELKLHQRFHTGERPFACSDCGKGFSVSSQLLSHQSVHTGERPFSCSECGKGFTMSSNLKVHQRVHTGERPFTCSDCGRGFTCSSKLKVHQRVHTGEQLFTCPDCGKGFTCSSELKVHQRVHTGERPFICSDCGKGFTQSSHLKVHQRIHTGERPFICSDCGKGFTCSSDLKVHQRVHTGERPFTCSVCGKGFSWSSQLKSHQRFHTGERPFTCSDCGKGFTASFHLKVHQRVHTGERPFTCSVCGKGFTQSSHLMAHQRVHTAERPFTCLDCGKGFTCSSELKLHQRVHTGERPFACSDCGKGFSLSSQLLSHQSVHTGERPFICSVCGKGFNWSSHLQRHQSAHTGKWPFTCSVCGKGFTQSAQLKVHQRVHTGERPFTCSVCGKGFNWSSHLQRHQSAHTGKWPFTCSVCGKGFTWSYKLNRHQRVHTGERPFTCSVCGKGFAESSELKIHQRVHTG is encoded by the coding sequence atggctcaccagcgagttcacaccggggagaggccgttcacctgctcggactgtgggaaaggattcacttgctcatctaaactgaaattacatcagcgtgttcacagtggggagaggccgttcacctgctcagactgtgggaagggattcactatgtcatctaatctgaaggtacatcagagagttcacactggagagaggccgttcacctgctcagactgtgggaagggattcactatgtcATCTAATCTGAAGGTGCATTGGAgagttcatactggagagaggccgttcacctgctcagactgtgggaggggatttacTTGCTCATCCAAACTGaaagtacaccagcgagttcacactggggagcggctgttcacctgcccggactgtgggaagggattcacttgctcatccgaactgaaagtacaccagcgagttcacaccggagagaggccattcatctgctcagactgtgggaagggattcactcagtcatcccatctgaaggttcaccagcgaattcacactggggaaaggccgttcatctgctcagactgtgggaagggattcacttgctcatccgacCTGAAGgtccaccagcgagttcacactggggagaggccattcatctgctcagtctgtgggaaaggattcagctgGTCTTCTCAACTGAAATCACATCAGAgagttcatactggagagaggccattcacctgctcagactgtgggaagggattcactgcgtCATTCCACCTGAagatacatcagagagttcacactggagagaggccattcatctgctcagactgtgggaagggattcactcagtcatcccatctgaaggttcaccagcgagttcacactggggagcggccgttcacctgcttagactgtgggaagggattcacttgctcatccgaactgaagttacatcagcgatttcacactggggagcggccgtttgcctgctcagactgtgggaagggattctctgttTCATCCCAGCTACTgagtcaccagtcagttcacaccggggagaggccattcagctgctcggagtgtgggaagggattcactatgtcatctaatctgaaggtacatcagagagttcatactggagagaggccgttcacctgctcagactgtgggaggggatttacTTGCTCATCCAAACTGaaagtacaccagcgagttcacactggggagcagctGTTCACCTgcccggactgtgggaagggattcacttgctcatccgaactgaaagtacaccagcgagttcacaccggagagaggccattcatctgctcagactgtgggaagggattcactcagtcatcccatctgaaggttcaccagcgaattcacactggggaaaggccgttcatctgctcggactgtgggaagggattcacttgctcatccgacCTGAAGgtccatcagcgagttcacactggggagaggccgttcacctgctcagtctgtgggaaaggattcagctgGTCTTCTCAACTGAAATCACATCAGAgatttcacactggagagaggccattcacctgctcagactgtgggaagggattcactgcgtCATTccacctgaaggtacatcagagagttcacactggagagaggccgttcacttgctcagtctgtgggaagggattcactcagtcatcccacctaatggctcaccagcgagttcacactgcggaacggccgttcacctgcttagactgtgggaagggattcacttgctcatccgaactgaagttacatcagcgagttcacactggggagcggccgtttgcctgctcagactgtgggaaaggattctctCTTTCATCCCAGCTACTgagtcaccagtcagttcacaccggggagaggccattcatctgctcagtctgtgggaagggattcaattgGTCATCtcacctgcagagacaccagtcagcccacacggggaaatggccattcacctgctcagtctgtgggaagggattcactcagtcagctcaattgaaggtacatcagcgagttcacaccggggagaggccgttcacctgctcagtctgtgggaagggattcaattgGTCATCtcacctgcagagacaccagtcagcccacacggggaaatggccattcacctgctcagtctgtgggaagggattcacttggtcatatAAGCTGAatagacatcagcgagttcacactggggagaggccgttcacttgctctgtctgtgggaagggattcgctgagtcatctgaactgaagatacatcagcgagttcacactgggtag